One part of the Musa acuminata AAA Group cultivar baxijiao chromosome BXJ1-5, Cavendish_Baxijiao_AAA, whole genome shotgun sequence genome encodes these proteins:
- the LOC135675109 gene encoding 2-oxoglutarate-dependent dioxygenase 11-like, with amino-acid sequence MADQKVSFQNIGTSIPVDNVQALAASVADSGAVPPRYIRPEVNAYPVAQDGDGELPVIDFARLLDLRFSQEESAKLHYACAEWGFFQLLNHQVPEEVIEQMKADIMEFFKLPLEEKKAFAQGPGGLQGYGQAFVMSEEQKLDWADMFFVITRPVHLREMRFWPTRPPTFRNTLSCYSAELKRVASTLMEVIAEALGIAPDRLLDIFDDMPQGVRINYYPPCPEADQVLGSSPHTDGGGGLTLLLQINDVQGLQIKNNGKWFPVRPLPGALVVNIGDILEILSNGKLNSIEHRAVINTEKERLSVATFLLPSEDAVIGPLPELVTKGCEEKYKTMSYRDFLRTFYARKLDGRSLLESLRL; translated from the exons ATGGCCGACCAAAAAGTCAGTTTTCAGAACATCGGCACGTCCATCCCCGTCGACAACGTCCAAGCTCTCGCAGCTTCCGTCGCTGACTCCGGCGCCGTCCCTCCGAGATACATCAGGCCGGAAGTCAACGCATATCCAGTCGCTCAGGATGGagacggtgagcttccggtgatcgaTTTTGCGAGGCTCCTCGATCTCCGCTTCTCCCAGGAAGAGTCTGCCAAGCTTCACTACGCCTGTGCCGAGTGGGGCTTCTTCCAG CTGCTGAATCATCAAGTTCCGGAGGAAGTGATCGAGCAGATGAAGGCGGATATTATGGAGTTCTTCAAGCTTCCTCTGGAAGAAAAGAAGGCATTCGCGCAGGGACCGGGAGGATTGCAAGGTTATGGACAAGCTTTTGTGATGTCGGAGGAGCAAAAATTGGATTGGGCGGACATGTTCTTCGTCATAACTCGCCCAGTCCATTTGAGGGAGATGAGATTCTGGCCGACTCGACCTCCCACTTTCAG AAACACGCTCTCATGCTACTCAGCGGAGCTCAAGAGAGTAGCGAGCACTTTGATGGAGGTTATAGCAGAAGCGCTGGGGATCGCACCCGACCGACTCCTTGATATCTTCGACGACATGCCGCAGGGCGTGAGGATCAACTACTATCCCCCATGTCCCGAAGCCGACCAGGTGTTGGGCTCCTCGCCACACACGGACGGCGGCGGCGGCTTGACGTTGCTCCTCCAGATCAACGACGTCCAAGGACTTCAAATCAAGAACAACGGGAAATGGTTCCCCGTGCGTCCCCTTCCCGGCGCTCTCGTCGTCAACATCGGCGACATACTTGAG ATTCTGAGCAATGGAAAGCTGAACAGCATCGAGCACAGAGCAGTTATAAACACCGAGAAAGAACGCCTCTCGGTGGCCACGTTCCTTTTGCCAAGCGAAGATGCCGTCATCGGCCCTCTTCCGGAGCTTGTGACGAAAGGATGTGAGGAGAAGTACAAGACGATGAGCTACCGAGACTTCTTGAGGACGTTCTACGCCAGAAAGCTCGACGGGAGAAGCCTCTTGGAAAGCCTCAGGTTATAA
- the LOC135674362 gene encoding shaggy-related protein kinase gamma-like yields the protein MASVSVVPSSGLKNTSGTSVRVDKLPEEMSDMRIREDKEVEATVINGNGTETGHIIVTTINGKKGQPKQTVSYMAERVVGHGSFGIVFQAKCLETGETVAIKKVIQDKRYKNRELQTMHLLDHPNVISLKHCFFSTTEKDELYLNLVLEYVPETVHRVIRHYNKMNQRMPLIFVKLYMYQICRALAYIHGSIGVCHRDIKPQNLLVNPHTHQLKICDFGSAKVLVKGEPNISYICSRYYRAPELIFGATEYTTAIDIWSAGCVLAELLLGQPLFPGESGVDQLVQIIKVLGTPTREEIKCMNPNYTEFKFSQIKAHPWHKIFHKRMPPEAVDLVCRLLQYSPNLRCTALEALVHPFFDELRDHNTRLPNGRFLPPLFNFKPHELKGVPVETVARLIPEHARKQCA from the exons ATGGCTTCAGTGAGCGTGGTGCCTTCGTCAGGGTTGAAAAACACCAGTGGCACTAGTGTTCGTGTTGACAAGTTGCCGGAGGAGATGAGTGATATGAGAATCAGGGAGGATAAG GAAGTGGAAGCAACTGTGATTAATGGGAATGGGACAGAAACAGGTCATATAATTGTTACAACTATCAATGGGAAAAAGGGCCAGCCAAAGCAG ACTGTAAGCTACATGGCTGAGCGTGTTGTAGGTCATGGATCATTTGGAATTGTCTTCCAG GCCAAATGTCTTGAGACAGGTGAAACAGTAGCTATAAAAAAGGTTATTCAGGATAAGAGGTACAAGAATCGTGAGTTACAAACCATGCATCTTCTTGACCATCCAAATGTTATCTCTCTGAAGCATTGCTTCTTTTCAACAACTGAGAAGGATGAGCTGTATCTCAATTTGGTGCTTGAATATGTACCAGAGACAGTTCATCGTGTTATTAGACACTACAACAAGATGAACCAACGTATGCCACTAATATTTGTGAAGCTGTACATGTACCAG ATTTGTCGAGCACTGGCATACATTCATGGCAGCATTGGGGTGTGCCACAGAGATATTAAGCCCCAAAATCTTCTG GTCAATCCACATACTCATCAGCTGAAAATATGTGACTTTGGGAGTGCAAAAGTCTTG GTTAAAGGTGAACCAAATATATCATACATATGCTCGAGGTATTATAGAGCTCCGGAGCTTATTTTTGGGGCAACTGAATATACTACAGCAATTGACATCTGGTCTGCTGGTTGTGTTCTTGCTGAACTACTACTAGGACAG CCTCTCTTTCCTGGTGAAAGTGGAGTTGACCAACTAGTCCAAATAATTAAG GTTTTAGGTACCCccacaagagaagaaattaaATGCATGAACCCAAACTACACTGAGTTCAAGTTTTCCCAGATCAAAGCTCACCCTTGGCACAAG ATATTCCATAAGCGAATGCCTCCTGAAGCTGTTGATCTTGTATGTAGGCTTTTACAGTACTCACCAAACCTGCGATGTACTGCT TTAGAAGCATTAGTTCATCCATTCTTTGATGAACTTCGAGATCATAATACTCGCTTGCCAAATGGTCGTTTTCTGCCCCCTCTCTTCAATTTCAAGCCTCATG AATTGAAGGGAGTGCCAGTGGAGACAGTAGCAAGGCTGATACCTGAGCATGCCAGAAAGCAATGTGCCTAA